One Fibrobacter sp. UWR2 DNA window includes the following coding sequences:
- a CDS encoding metallophosphoesterase, which produces MSRTLYIGDVHGCADELERIIDAFGFVRGSDTLYQTGDIINKGPDMMRAMRTVIDLGILTVRGNHEEHLIRSMEAPESMWTEKQRNRFKALPLEDWEFIRDTVKTWPLWRDTPHALLVHAGLEPGKTRLEDMSPEVLLSIRKWNDEPWYKLVKWPKTVVFGHWAKKGFVNIPGFIGLDSGCVYGKCLTAWCPEEDKFYTVPAAREYTPVKDKAKESEGAPCKVVGDNSPSAVPPKTFDEIKARIENGDIAPAKDSPEENTIRKASPSIAAEWAGY; this is translated from the coding sequence ATGTCAAGAACTCTCTACATAGGTGACGTACACGGCTGCGCCGATGAACTAGAACGCATCATAGACGCCTTCGGCTTTGTACGCGGGAGCGATACGCTCTACCAGACCGGAGACATCATCAACAAGGGCCCGGACATGATGCGGGCAATGCGCACCGTCATCGATCTCGGAATCCTTACCGTACGCGGGAACCACGAAGAACATTTAATCCGCTCGATGGAAGCCCCCGAAAGCATGTGGACCGAGAAGCAGCGCAACCGCTTCAAGGCGCTCCCGCTGGAAGACTGGGAGTTCATCCGCGATACGGTAAAAACATGGCCCCTCTGGCGCGACACCCCGCACGCCCTCCTCGTGCACGCAGGCCTAGAACCCGGCAAGACACGCCTTGAAGACATGAGCCCCGAAGTATTGCTGTCCATCCGCAAATGGAATGATGAGCCATGGTACAAACTGGTAAAATGGCCGAAAACCGTCGTGTTCGGGCACTGGGCAAAGAAGGGATTCGTGAACATTCCCGGATTCATCGGGCTCGATTCGGGCTGCGTCTACGGCAAGTGCCTTACCGCATGGTGCCCCGAAGAAGACAAGTTCTATACGGTACCTGCCGCCCGCGAATACACGCCGGTGAAGGACAAGGCAAAGGAATCCGAAGGCGCACCCTGCAAGGTGGTCGGCGACAACAGCCCTTCTGCAGTGCCGCCCAAGACATTCGACGAAATCAAGGCCCGCATCGAAAACGGCGATATCGCACCTGCAAAGGACAGCCCCGAAGAGAACACCATACGAAAAGCGAGCCCCTCCATCGCGGCAGAGTGGGCTGGTTACTAA
- a CDS encoding carbon starvation protein A — translation MITFLIGVAILIGGYFTYGKFVEHVFGPDDRKTPALANPDGVDRVPMKHWKNMLIQLLNIAGIGPVIGVILGIKFGAIVFIILPIGNVLGGAVHDYFSGMISMRNNGYNVPALSRKFLGKGPSKVVMALISVALILVGAVFTNTPAQLINTPIIAGSAVSPTLFWIAVGVIFTYYFVSTFFPIDKIIGRIYPIFGGMLILASLGIMIGIAPHLNVLDEFNLSDIASNFTQHPAHQPIIPMLFVTIACGIISGFHSTQSPLVARTEVTEKTGRQTFYGMMIIEGLIGMIWAAGGMFIYHMQPELMTAGGVKVLSVLVSTVIPFAPISILVVVGVIILAVTSGDTSLRSLRLTISELFGIDQADPKKRLLLTVPMFAICLVLIFWSNLNPQGFNILWNYFSWSNQLMAVCSLCVATVYLRSKKKNYLITLIPCMFMAFICFDYILWVSPENLKGAPLGFGLDYKTALVLAIENAAVLGALLCLRGKKLASRKEFDPDKWDSSIDEKNDYEPD, via the coding sequence ATGATTACATTCCTTATCGGTGTCGCCATCCTCATCGGCGGATACTTTACCTACGGAAAGTTTGTCGAACATGTCTTCGGCCCTGACGACCGCAAGACTCCGGCACTCGCCAACCCGGACGGCGTTGACCGCGTCCCCATGAAGCACTGGAAGAACATGCTCATCCAGCTCCTGAACATCGCGGGTATCGGCCCCGTCATCGGCGTGATACTCGGCATCAAGTTCGGCGCCATCGTGTTCATCATCCTCCCCATCGGCAACGTATTGGGCGGTGCGGTACACGACTACTTCAGCGGCATGATCAGCATGCGCAACAACGGCTACAACGTGCCGGCCCTTTCGCGCAAGTTCCTGGGCAAGGGCCCGTCCAAGGTGGTGATGGCCCTCATCTCCGTAGCCCTCATTCTCGTGGGAGCCGTGTTCACCAACACTCCGGCGCAGCTCATCAACACGCCCATCATCGCGGGCAGCGCAGTATCCCCCACGCTATTCTGGATTGCAGTTGGCGTTATTTTCACCTACTACTTCGTGAGCACATTCTTCCCCATCGACAAGATTATCGGGCGCATCTACCCGATTTTCGGCGGCATGCTCATCCTCGCCTCTCTCGGCATCATGATCGGTATCGCCCCGCACCTGAACGTGCTTGACGAATTCAACCTCAGCGACATTGCCTCGAACTTCACGCAGCATCCGGCACACCAGCCCATCATCCCGATGCTCTTCGTGACCATCGCCTGCGGCATCATCAGCGGTTTCCACAGCACACAGAGCCCGCTCGTGGCCCGCACCGAAGTCACTGAAAAGACCGGCCGCCAGACGTTCTACGGCATGATGATTATCGAAGGCCTTATCGGCATGATCTGGGCTGCCGGCGGCATGTTCATCTACCACATGCAACCCGAGCTCATGACAGCCGGCGGCGTGAAGGTCTTAAGCGTTCTCGTTTCTACCGTCATCCCGTTCGCCCCGATTTCCATCCTCGTGGTGGTGGGCGTCATTATCCTTGCGGTCACGAGTGGCGACACGAGCCTCCGCAGCCTCCGCCTCACCATCTCGGAACTCTTCGGCATCGACCAGGCCGACCCCAAGAAGCGCCTGCTCTTGACCGTCCCGATGTTCGCCATCTGCCTCGTGCTCATCTTCTGGAGCAACCTGAACCCGCAGGGATTCAACATCCTGTGGAACTACTTCAGCTGGAGTAACCAGCTCATGGCCGTCTGCAGCCTGTGCGTTGCGACAGTCTACCTCCGCAGCAAAAAGAAGAACTACCTGATTACGCTCATCCCGTGCATGTTCATGGCGTTCATCTGCTTCGATTACATCTTGTGGGTTAGCCCCGAGAACCTGAAGGGCGCTCCGCTGGGCTTTGGTCTCGACTACAAGACCGCCCTCGTGCTCGCCATCGAGAATGCAGCCGTCCTCGGCGCGCTCCTCTGCCTGCGCGGCAAGAAACTTGCTTCCAGGAAGGAATTCGACCCGGATAAGTGGGACAGTTCTATCGATGAAAAGAACGACTACGAACCGGACTAA
- a CDS encoding DUF6588 family protein yields the protein MKTFAKLSIAFLAGAVSFASAMDENGWASIYESIAAFEDRPGAGAPFNRPGYVKPIIENLGNVLNSNWYVSANVPQSLAFEFGIPISLIPINDDDRVFTENGVEVPTIFGESHDMAQPYDGKTIYGNETLNGLGVFTYPYLQLGVSAFHARVVLRGMWLPAISELRGFSLLGFGLQYSFGRWFQYMLPPAAQGLDVSLVFGYNSSSIGYRPKDYSGQLDLDISAYTFDVVIGYKPFSFFEVLMTLGYQSATMEASGHLEQNQNPNMFINPNISVDGNCGFKFGIAVAFQLGKTYHPVVGFDYAGKSSFTTNAIYLRQQFGEDKTPDEIAKDKGYVRGAKKEEAAPAVNETSESAQQELDQEAEQPAEEPAADEVPAEESAK from the coding sequence ATGAAAACGTTTGCCAAACTTTCAATCGCATTTCTAGCAGGCGCCGTCTCCTTTGCATCGGCAATGGACGAAAACGGCTGGGCATCCATCTACGAATCCATCGCCGCCTTCGAAGACAGGCCCGGCGCGGGCGCGCCCTTCAACCGCCCCGGCTACGTCAAGCCCATCATCGAGAACCTGGGCAACGTACTGAACAGCAACTGGTACGTAAGTGCAAACGTACCGCAGAGCCTTGCATTCGAATTTGGCATTCCCATTTCGCTCATCCCCATCAACGATGACGACCGCGTCTTTACCGAAAATGGCGTCGAAGTCCCGACTATTTTCGGCGAGAGCCACGACATGGCCCAGCCCTACGACGGCAAGACGATTTACGGTAACGAGACCTTGAACGGACTCGGTGTATTCACTTACCCGTACCTGCAGCTTGGCGTCAGCGCCTTCCATGCAAGGGTTGTTCTCCGCGGAATGTGGCTCCCGGCAATCAGCGAACTGCGCGGGTTCAGCCTGCTCGGCTTTGGCCTGCAGTACAGTTTCGGCAGGTGGTTCCAGTACATGCTCCCGCCAGCAGCGCAAGGCCTCGACGTGAGCCTCGTATTCGGCTACAACTCCAGCAGTATCGGTTACCGCCCCAAGGATTACAGTGGCCAGCTCGATCTCGACATTTCGGCATACACCTTCGATGTCGTTATCGGCTACAAGCCCTTTAGTTTCTTCGAAGTCCTGATGACACTCGGTTACCAGTCTGCAACCATGGAAGCCTCGGGCCACCTGGAACAGAACCAGAATCCCAACATGTTCATCAATCCGAACATCTCTGTCGACGGAAATTGCGGCTTCAAGTTCGGCATCGCGGTCGCATTCCAACTCGGCAAGACATACCACCCGGTTGTCGGGTTTGATTATGCCGGCAAGTCGAGCTTCACGACAAACGCCATCTATCTCAGGCAGCAGTTCGGCGAGGACAAGACTCCCGACGAGATCGCGAAGGACAAGGGTTACGTACGCGGAGCAAAGAAAGAAGAAGCTGCCCCCGCCGTGAACGAAACAAGCGAAAGCGCCCAGCAGGAGCTAGATCAGGAGGCAGAGCAGCCCGCGGAAGAACCCGCTGCTGACGAAGTCCCTGCCGAAGAAAGCGCAAAATAA